One Xenopus tropicalis strain Nigerian chromosome 8, UCB_Xtro_10.0, whole genome shotgun sequence genomic window carries:
- the LOC116406931 gene encoding carbohydrate sulfotransferase 9-like has protein sequence MRKAKAKMYFIITFLSVISGFLFHFRRIQNEYFSLSAQISATQNHRRDTVRFICHKNNITGTPWRLKHSVARQIYVEHTHKFVYCEVPKAGCSNWKRIILLLNSSLGLTAGELNHSIVHESRLLKRLSSYSPTQQVELLNNYTTVMFARDPLERLVSAYRDKFLHDDEYYYSKTVANNIKKKVRKNGNSTERVSFEEFVRFIVSENPHYRDIHWMPMLELCNPCNIHYDIVGKFETITQDAAYVLRSIRAPKHLKYPDIKHHSNDSRTNDLISKNYFRSLPKELFQKLINVYRLDFSMFEYNPYNYK, from the exons ATGCGGAAAGCAAAAGCCaagatgtattttattattacttttctcAGTGTAATATCTGGATTTCTGTTCCATTTTAGGAGAATACAGAATGAATACTTTTCCC TTTCTGCACAGATCTCTGCTACTCAAAATCATCGAAGAGATACTGTGAGATTTATTTGTCACAAGAACAATATTACCGGCACCCCATGGAGACTTAAACATTCCGTTGCAAGGCAGATCTATGTAGAACACACTCATAAATTTGTTTACTGTGAAGTGCCAAAGGCAGGCTGTTCCAACTGGAAGAGGATAATTCTTCTTTTAAACAGCAGTCTTGGACTTACTGCGGGAGAACTTAACCACAGCATTGTCCATGAGTCTCGCTTACTGAAAAGACTAAGTTCTTACTCCCCTACTCAGCAAGTGGAGCTCCTTAATAATTACACCACGGTGATGTTCGCCCGAGATCCATTAGAGAGACTGGTTTCAGCTTACAGAGACAAGTTTCTCCATGATGACGAGTATTACTACAGTAAAACAGTGGCAAATAACATCAAGAAAAAAGTAAGGAAAAATGGAAACTCAACAGAAAGGGTCAGTTTCGAAGAGTTTGTGAGGTTCATCGTCTCAGAAAATCCACATTATAGAGACATTCACTGGATGCCCATGTTGGAACTATGTAATCCATGCAACATTCACTATGACATTGTGGGCAAGTTTGAAACCATCACACAAGACGCTGCTTATGTGCTAAGATCAATCAGAGCACCAAAGCACCTGAAGTACCCTGATATAAAGCATCACTCCAATGATTCCAGAACCAATGACTTGATAAGCAAAAACTATTTCAGATCCCTTCCTAAAGAGCTATTTCAAAAACTCATAAACGTTTACAGACTTGACTTCTCCATGTTCGAGTACAATCCTTATAATTACAAATGA